In Beijerinckiaceae bacterium, the sequence GGCCTCGACCATCATGGTGCAAAGGCTCTCAAGCGAGGTTTTCGGTACCCATCCCAATTTGTCGCGCGCCTTCTCAGGATTGCCTATCAAGATCTCGACCTCGGAGGGGCGATAGAAACGCGGATTGATTTTGACCAAGCTTTCGCCGCTCGATGCGGAGATGCCTTGCTCCTCCTCGCCCTTGCCCTGCCATTCTATGTCGATGCCGGCCGCCCGGAATGCCATGGTTGCGTAATCGCGCACCTTTTCGGCGCGATTGGTCGCCAGAATGAAGGTGTCGGGTTCCGGCGCCTGCAGAATGCGCCACATGCCCTCGACATATTCTTCCGCAAAGCCCCAGTCGCGGATCGATTCGAGATTGCCCAATTCGAGTGTTTTTTGCTGCCCAACCTGGATGCGCGAGACCGCGATGCTGATCTTGCGCGTGACGAACTCGGCTCCGCGCAGCGGGGACTCGTGATTGAACAGGATCCCGGACGCCGCGAAAATACCGTAGGCTTCGCGATAGTTTACCGCCATCCAATGCGCATAAAGCTTGGCCGCGCCGTAGGGGCTGCGCGGATAAAACGGCGTCGATTCGATTTGAGGAATGGCTTGCGCCGCCCCGAACATTTCCGCCGACGAGGCTTGGTAGAAGCGAATGCGAGGATTGACGGTGCGGATCGCTTCCAGCAGATGCACCGGTCCCAGACCGGTCATGTTGGCGGTCGCAATCGGCTGGTCGAAGGAAACATGGACGAAGCTCTGCGCGGCGAGATTGTACACCTCGTCGGGCTGCGTCGATTCGATGAGACGCATCGCGGTGCTGAGATCGGTGAGGTCAAATTCCCGCAGATGCAGATTTGGATGATCGGCAATACCAAGTTCCTGGATACGCCAGAAGTTTGGCGCGCTGGTCCGCCGATGGGTGGCATAGACGCGATAGCCGCGGTTCAACAAAAATCGCGACAAATAGGCGCCGTCCTGACCCGTGACTCCGGTAATAAGCGCAGTTTTCATCAAATAGATCCTGTTTAGAAGGTTTCGCGGGGATAGGTATTGATGTTCTTCTGGTGCTCGGCCCAGCGAGCTTCGACATAAGAACGGAACTTTGCCTTGAAGACTTGGGTCGAAAAGGAAAGCGCATGGGTTCTGATGCGTTCCGGATCGAAATCCTTCTCCACAGTCTCAAACCGCTTCACCGCCTCGCAGATGGCGTCTTCGGTTTGTTCGTGGAAAAACAGTCCGGTTACGCCATCGGCGACCGTCTCTCGGGCGCCCCCCTTTCCGAAAGCCAAGACAGGCGTGCCGCAGGCCTGGGCCTCAAGAGGGGTAATTCCGAAATCTTCTTCCGAAGCGAAGATGAAGCATCGGGCCTTTTGCATATGGTCGAGGAGAACCGGAAAAGGCTGAAATCCCATCACCTTTACGTTGCTGGTCGCTTCCGCCTGAATTTGTTTGAGAAGTGGACCGGCGCCGATAACCACCAGCTTCCGGTCCGGCATTTTGGCAAAAGCACGAACAATCAATTGTATTTTTTTATAAGGAACGAGGCGGGACGAGGTGAAGTAGAAGTCTTCCCGCGGACCTGGCCCTATCAGGAAGTCATCAACTTCAACGTTAGGGTATATGACGGTCGATTTCCGGCGATAGGCTTTCCATATGCGGCGCGCAATATAGCCGGAGCATGCGATAAAATAATCGACACCATTGGCTGTGCGGGAATCCCAAATGCGCATGCGATGCAGGAAATACCGCACTAAGGCGCTGCCGAACCCTTTGGTCAGCTTCGATTCTTCCAAGTATTGGTGCTGAAAATCCCAGGCATACCGTATCGGCGTATAGCAATAACAAATATGCAATTGATCGGCGCCGGTGAGCACCCCTTTGGCAACCGCATGGCTGTTGGAGATCACAAGATCATAATTCGATAAGTCATGTTGCTCAATGGCCAAAGGCATCAATGGAAAAAGATAGCGGTAGATCTGCTTAGAAAAAGGAATCCTTTGAAGAAATGAGGTTTTTATCTTGGTCGAGGCAAATGCCGTCCTTTCATGTTCAGGTAAATGATCAATAAGGCAAAATAGATCTGCGTCTGGAAAGACGGAAATCATTTCTGCGAGGACTTTGTCAGACCCCGCGTACGTCGTAAGCCATTCGTGGACCAACGCAACTTTCATAATCTCGCTCATGGTGATCGTGTTGCTTTAAACCGACCCCGCTCTGGGTCGCCGTTTATGAGCTCTAGCCTTCGCATGGTCCCTGAGCTTGCGCATGACCCTTTTGGATTATAGTGACAGCTAGCTTCAAAACTCATCTCCCAGTCTTTTTGTCGATTCGCGTCACTTCACTTGGCAAAGCTCAGCTAAGACAAAGCGAAATTTCAGCCCCCGTGCCGTCGCTCGCGGTTCCGCCGGGACCCAAAAAATGTTCGATGCGTTGATCTGCCTCAGCCGAGCAGATCATTCCGAAGCTATGGCATTGCTAATTTTGTTGAATGACTCATCCAGCTGTCCAAAGGACGCGGTGCTCGTGATTCAAGTTGTCCGGCATCGACAATGATCGGCTGGCCCGATGAGCGGACCAGCCCCGAAGTCACTTATGGCTTTATTGTGCGCCGCGGCCCGGCAAGATACAAGAGTTATTGTATTACAGACCGAAGAACGGGTTGTTGCTTGAATAAATTCGATAAACATTACTTATAATGCTTGCTCGAACCTAGGCCTCATTGGCGAGATCGAAGGCGCCCCTATCGATCCCACCGCCCACCAAGATCGTGCGCTTGCCCGAATGATTGGGGGCGCCGACCACGCCTTCCGCCTCCATCCGTTCGACGAGCGATGCCGCTTTGTTGTACCCCACCGACAAGCGCCGCTGGATGTAGCTCGTCGAGCATTTCCGATCGCGCAAAACGATGTTGACCGCGCGGTCGTAAAGATCGCCCGCCTCCTCGGCATCCATGCTTCCGGGTGCGGGCGCGCCACCATCCTCATCAACGGGTGAAGCGTCCTCATTGGTAATCGCATCGAGATATTCGGGCTGACCCTGGCTCTTCAAATGGGCCACCACTTTCTCGACTTCGCCATCTGCGACGAACGGCCCGTGCACCCGCGAGATGCGGCCGCCCCCCGCCATGTAGAGCATGTCGCCTTGACCGAGCAATTGCTCGGCGCCCTGCTCCCCCAAAATCGTTCGACTGTCGATCTTGGAGGTGACTTGGAATGAAATGCGGGTCGGAAAATTCGCCTTGATCGTGCCGGTAATAACGTCGACCGACGGCCGCTGGGTCGCCATGATGAGATGAATGCCCGCGGCGCGCGCCATTTGGGCCAGCCGCTGGATCGCGCCTTCGATGTCTTTGCCGGCGACCATCATCAGGTCGGCCATTTCATCGACGATCACGACGATGACCGGCAGCGGCGTAAGCTGCATCGCCTCATGTTCGTAGATGGCTTCGCCGGTTTCGCGGTCGTAACCGGTCTGCACGGTCCGCGTCAGCTTCTCGCCTCTTGCGGCCGCTTCAGCGACCCGCGCGTTAAATCCTTCGATGTTGCGCACACCGAGCTTCGACATGCTCTTATAGCGGTCTTCCATCTCTCGGACCGCCCATTTCAGCGCCACGACCGCCTTCTTTGGATCGGTGACCACCGGCGTCAGCAAATGCGGAATGCCGTCATAGACCGACAATTCGAGCATTTTCGGATCGACCATGATGAGACGGCATTCCTGCGGTTTCAACCGGTAGAGCAAGGACAAGATCATCGTATTGATGGCGACGGACTTGCCCGAGCCTGTCGTTCCTGCGACGAGCAGATGCGGCATACGGGCGAGATCGACAATGATGGGCTCGCCGCCGATCGTTTTGCCGAGCGCGATGGCGAGCCTGTGCTTGCTGTTTTCAAAGTCTTGCGAGCCGAGAAGTTCGCGCAGATAGACGGTCTCGCGGCGCTGGTTCGGCAATTCGATGCCGATGGCATTGCGCCCCTGAACCACGGCAACACGGGCCGAGATCGCCGACATGGAGCGGGCGATGTCGTCGGCAAGCCCTATAACCCGTGAAGACTTGATCCCCGGCGCCGGCTCCAACTCATAAAGCGTGACGACGGGACCTGGCCGGACATTGATGATCTCGCCCTTGACGCCGAAATCCTCAAGCACGCCTTCCAGCAGCCTCGCGTTCTGGCTGAGCGCGTCTTCGGAGACTTTGTTGGCCGGCAGTTTCTTTGCTTCGGACAGCATGTGCAGGGGCGGGAAAACATAATCGCGCGGCGACAGCCGGTCGAGCATCGAGGGCTGCGCTTCCTTGAGTGCCCGCGTTCCGGGCTTCAACATGCCGGCCGCCGCCGCGATGGTCCGCCGCGGCGCATCCTGATCCACTACAAGTTTTTGCGCTTCCCCTTTCGGTTTGCGCGCGGCGCGCGCAGCCGGCGGCGCATAGGCGCTGGCATCGAATTCTGAGTCCTCCGGTTCCGGCGCCGGCCAATGAAGCGGTTCGATGGCAAGATCGAGCGGCCGGTCGAATCCCGCGTCGGTATGTTGCAGGTTTTGCCAGGGGGCCGGCGGCGCCGCTTCCGCGTGGGCTCGACGCTGCGCGAGCCGACGCGCCAGGGCGGCCTTGAGGCTGAGCCCGGCATGGATCACCGCCCCGAGCAAAACCAGCGCCACGCCGGGTTCGCCGGCGGCGTCCTGATCCTCGGGGTAAGCGGGGCGGCGGCTCGAGACGAGTTCGTCGTCGTCCTCGCCCGCTTCGTCGGACCCGTAATCGCGCAGGCCAATGCAGGCCGACAGACACAGAATGGCGCCTCCGGCCAAAATGACCGCGAAGATCAGCATGCCGACGCCGTGCCCTCCGATCAGCCGGTTGGGAAGCATCAGGACGGCGTCGCCCAAGACACCGCCAAGCCCGGTCGGCAGGGGCCAGCGGGCGGTGATCGGAAGAAGGCCGGCGAGCCCCGCCGAAAACAATCCCCCGGCGAACCAAAGAGCAAGACGCGTCTTCCAGCGCTCCAGGCGGCGGGTAAACAGAAGCCGCCATCCCCAAAGGGCAAGTGGCGCCAGGTAAGCGATGACCGACAGGCCGAGCATCTGCATGATCAGATCGGCGGCGATCGCTCCCGGCGCGCCGAGCAGATTATGCACCTGCCCCGAGGCCGCGTGGTTGAAGCTCGGGTCCTGGACCGACCAGGACGAGAGCGCCAGCCCCAAGCCCACGGTCGCCGCCAGAAGCGCGAGACCGATGAGTTCGGCGCCCCGCCGTGCCGCGAAGGCCCGAACGGGTTCCGGGATATGATCGAGGGCTGTGAAACTCGTTGTCCGCATCATTCCCCGCCGCCGTCCAATTGCCGCTATTTTGCTTTGTCTTTCCCCGGTCGTGACGGCGATTCAGGGCTTCGGCCGCGCCAGGCTGACAAGCTTGGCGCAAGTTACCAAGGGGGGGTTAACGGCGTTTTAACCTTGAGCCTCCGCGGGGCCATCGAGCCAAAGCCCGTTTTCCGGAGCGCTCCAGCCTTGACGCCGCCCAAACCCTAAACTAAGAAGCTCGCGTCCCCTTTTTGCAAAGTGGTAGACGCGACCGGCTGCCGTTGCGGCATCGGGAGCATCCCAGCCGAACGAACCGATATTGAGGAAAAGCCATGTCCCGCCGTTGCGAATTGACTGGAAAGGCCGTTCAGACCGGCAATCTGGTCAGCCATTCGAACCATAAGACGCGGACGCGGTTTTTGCCGAACCTCTGCAATGTGACGCTGCTTTCGGATGCTTTGCAGCGCAAGGTCCGGCTGCGGGTGACGGCTTCGGCGCTTCGCTCAGTCGAACATCGGGGCGGCCTCGACGCTTTTTTGGTCAAGGCCAAGGATGCCGAACTGTCGAGCGGTGCGTTGGCCTTGAAGCGCGAAATCGCTAAGAAGCAGACGGCTGCCGGCTAAGGCAAAGGCCGTCCTCGCTAAGCTTTAGCAGCTTTACCTCGAGCGCGCGGCAGCCCCGCGCCCGGCTTGGCGATAAGTTCTTTTGCTGGATATCTTGGTGAAAGGGCGGTAATCCGCCCCCCTCGCTTCTCCCGGATGGCTTAGGCCACGCGGCGGACGAAAATAAGGATCACCGGCGCAAGGCTGCTTGGCGTCAGGGCACAGAAAACCTTCAAAAGGTGAAAGAGCCAGGGCTGGTTGCCATGATAGGCCGGGTTCGGATTGCTCGTGTGACAAGCGTCGGCCCAATAGTTCGGTGAGAAATGCTGGCGAATGTCGCGCAGCGTATTCAATCGGTAGATTTTGGGAAAGGTGTCGATCTCCTTTCGGTTCGGCTGCAGGAAACGAAGGGCTTTCGCTTCCATCGCCTCATTCATGAGGCGGACGCCGACCGCATAATAACTCCAGCGGTTTGGGGTCCGGGCGCAAAACCAGCCGCCAACCTTGAGGACGCGCCGCACTTCAGCGGCAAACGAGACCGGGTCTTCAATATGCTCAAGAACCCAGTCGCAAAGAATAAGATCGAAAGTTTGGTCGGCGAAGGG encodes:
- the gmd gene encoding GDP-mannose 4,6-dehydratase gives rise to the protein MKTALITGVTGQDGAYLSRFLLNRGYRVYATHRRTSAPNFWRIQELGIADHPNLHLREFDLTDLSTAMRLIESTQPDEVYNLAAQSFVHVSFDQPIATANMTGLGPVHLLEAIRTVNPRIRFYQASSAEMFGAAQAIPQIESTPFYPRSPYGAAKLYAHWMAVNYREAYGIFAASGILFNHESPLRGAEFVTRKISIAVSRIQVGQQKTLELGNLESIRDWGFAEEYVEGMWRILQAPEPDTFILATNRAEKVRDYATMAFRAAGIDIEWQGKGEEEQGISASSGESLVKINPRFYRPSEVEILIGNPEKARDKLGWVPKTSLESLCTMMVEADIGRVARNVPIQMP
- a CDS encoding glycosyl transferase, encoding MKVALVHEWLTTYAGSDKVLAEMISVFPDADLFCLIDHLPEHERTAFASTKIKTSFLQRIPFSKQIYRYLFPLMPLAIEQHDLSNYDLVISNSHAVAKGVLTGADQLHICYCYTPIRYAWDFQHQYLEESKLTKGFGSALVRYFLHRMRIWDSRTANGVDYFIACSGYIARRIWKAYRRKSTVIYPNVEVDDFLIGPGPREDFYFTSSRLVPYKKIQLIVRAFAKMPDRKLVVIGAGPLLKQIQAEATSNVKVMGFQPFPVLLDHMQKARCFIFASEEDFGITPLEAQACGTPVLAFGKGGARETVADGVTGLFFHEQTEDAICEAVKRFETVEKDFDPERIRTHALSFSTQVFKAKFRSYVEARWAEHQKNINTYPRETF
- a CDS encoding cell division protein FtsK, which gives rise to MMRTTSFTALDHIPEPVRAFAARRGAELIGLALLAATVGLGLALSSWSVQDPSFNHAASGQVHNLLGAPGAIAADLIMQMLGLSVIAYLAPLALWGWRLLFTRRLERWKTRLALWFAGGLFSAGLAGLLPITARWPLPTGLGGVLGDAVLMLPNRLIGGHGVGMLIFAVILAGGAILCLSACIGLRDYGSDEAGEDDDELVSSRRPAYPEDQDAAGEPGVALVLLGAVIHAGLSLKAALARRLAQRRAHAEAAPPAPWQNLQHTDAGFDRPLDLAIEPLHWPAPEPEDSEFDASAYAPPAARAARKPKGEAQKLVVDQDAPRRTIAAAAGMLKPGTRALKEAQPSMLDRLSPRDYVFPPLHMLSEAKKLPANKVSEDALSQNARLLEGVLEDFGVKGEIINVRPGPVVTLYELEPAPGIKSSRVIGLADDIARSMSAISARVAVVQGRNAIGIELPNQRRETVYLRELLGSQDFENSKHRLAIALGKTIGGEPIIVDLARMPHLLVAGTTGSGKSVAINTMILSLLYRLKPQECRLIMVDPKMLELSVYDGIPHLLTPVVTDPKKAVVALKWAVREMEDRYKSMSKLGVRNIEGFNARVAEAAARGEKLTRTVQTGYDRETGEAIYEHEAMQLTPLPVIVVIVDEMADLMMVAGKDIEGAIQRLAQMARAAGIHLIMATQRPSVDVITGTIKANFPTRISFQVTSKIDSRTILGEQGAEQLLGQGDMLYMAGGGRISRVHGPFVADGEVEKVVAHLKSQGQPEYLDAITNEDASPVDEDGGAPAPGSMDAEEAGDLYDRAVNIVLRDRKCSTSYIQRRLSVGYNKAASLVERMEAEGVVGAPNHSGKRTILVGGGIDRGAFDLANEA
- a CDS encoding 50S ribosomal protein L28; its protein translation is MSRRCELTGKAVQTGNLVSHSNHKTRTRFLPNLCNVTLLSDALQRKVRLRVTASALRSVEHRGGLDAFLVKAKDAELSSGALALKREIAKKQTAAG
- a CDS encoding SAM-dependent methyltransferase, translating into MEHHVTEEISHANSGVDVALQEQQDLNTKFHPEIAAGGYAQDDGTVEFYQRVVSVIPEGAVVLDLGAGRGSAFYAKLGPWKHWLLRLGKKYSRRIGADVDPAVKHNPELDQAEIIEPGKPLPFADQTFDLILCDWVLEHIEDPVSFAAEVRRVLKVGGWFCARTPNRWSYYAVGVRLMNEAMEAKALRFLQPNRKEIDTFPKIYRLNTLRDIRQHFSPNYWADACHTSNPNPAYHGNQPWLFHLLKVFCALTPSSLAPVILIFVRRVA